Within the Aspergillus luchuensis IFO 4308 DNA, chromosome 5, nearly complete sequence genome, the region TCCGTTGCACATTATTTTAAGATCTGGGGGCCCAGTAGCGTCTATGATCATCGGCTACTTGTTCAATGCTAAGAGATATTCGCGAGGGCAAATACTCGCGGTTCTAATGCTTACTTTGGGTGTTGTCACTGCTGCTTTAGCAGATGCCAAGGCTAAAGGCCAGTCTATGAATGTTGAAAGCACTTCTGCAACCACGACATTGGTTGGGTTCACCATCCTTGCTCTAGCGATGATACTCTCGGCTTTCCAAGGGATATATGCGGACAGGCTCTACGCAAAGTACGGCCGAGACCACTGGAAAGAAGCTCTGTTCTACTCTCACACCCTATCACTGCCGCTATTTTTACCCGCTTATGCACAACTTGTGAGCCAGTGGCGGATGCTTTTCTCGACATATCCCCCAACTTCTGGGCCTGAGATTTTGGGCATGACCGGAATGGGTCCTCTGAGCCATGCATCATCGGCCGGTCTTGAAGGCATCAGTTCCTCGGAAGAGTCGTGCGAGGGATGGCGTTTTGCGTCAATACCCGGCGGTATATCACGGCAGATCCCGATTCTGAAGGATATTTTTCAATTGCACTCAATATTCACGTGTGTCCCGACACGTGTAATCTACCTTCTGATTAATGCGCTGACGCAGTACTTGTGCATACGAGGAGTCCATCGCCTCTCCGCAAAGTCATCTTCTTTAACAGTCACCGTTGTTCTTAATGTTCGGAAGcttgtttctcttctcctctccatctatcTGTTTGGGAATGCCCTTTCACCAGGTGTGCTCATAGGCGCGTTGTTTGTGTTCATAGGCGGCGCCTTATATGGCATTGAGGGTGCGCGCCCCAAGGTTAAAACTGCTAAAAACGATTAAAGCAGTCATGTTTCGCTAGAATTATCTTACACGTCATTATTACGGCCAGGAAGGTCTTCCAGACATAAAGACAGAAATGTGCATATAAATACATCTGAGTGGATTGTGTATGTTGGTGCATGTGCCTCAAGAATTGGCTTGAGCTTTATAAACATATGTATACATTGGAATGCATAGTACTGCCTAGTCCTGACATCTATTAACTTCGACGCATCGATGGCCATTAATAGACAACACCTAGTTTCTTTTGATTGACTACTCGCCACCACTGCTTCTCTATTGTTCCGCATGGGGTAACTGGGGATTACCGCAGGTGATGATAATATGTCAAAACTATAAATACAAAAATGTGCGACATCATTCGAACCCCGGGATTTCAGAAGGCCAGAAGCTGGATATTGTCTTGGCTGATAGCGCAAGCTGATGGTCCCCAGTCTGCTCTTTCATCAATAATGTTACAGGACTTCTCCGACAATCTTCGCTGCCTCCTTGTAGGTATCCAGCAATCTCTCgcacttctccctctccgccttgatgccatcatcctcgtaaAGAAGCTCTGCAAATAAATCTTCCTTATAAAGTTCACTCACGAGTCTATTTTGCACAACATCCTTGCTGTGGTTGACAAGGAGATGCATGATAGCCTTAGGAACTTGATCTGCGATGGTCTCTCTAACGATGTTGAAGTAAGAAGATATGAGTCGACTAATCAGCTCGGTCTCTAACAGTTCACGGTCGGAGAGGACAGCTTCGGGGTCGTCCTTCGGCTACAATGATGATCAGCACATGTCTTTCGTGTAACAAAGGGTACGAGAAACTTACGACAGCTCCGACATCACCGGTAAATTCCATAGGAGGTGGGAACTCATCAGTTGACATGATAGGGGAACGTATATCAGTCCGGCGAGTGCTGTGACTAATGCTTGCTTCATTGACATTGGTATATGGACGGCTCTGTC harbors:
- the YEA4 gene encoding putative UPD-GlcNAc transporter (Mnn2-2) (COG:G;~EggNog:ENOG410PIRD;~InterPro:IPR013657;~TransMembrane:5 (n17-28c33/34o49-68i88-107o180-203i215-237o243-261i);~go_process: GO:0055085 - transmembrane transport [Evidence IEA]), yielding MIIGYLFNAKRYSRGQILAVLMLTLGVVTAALADAKAKGQSMNVESTSATTTLVGFTILALAMILSAFQGIYADRLYAKYGRDHWKEALFYSHTLSLPLFLPAYAQLVSQWRMLFSTYPPTSGPEILGMTGMGPLSHASSAGLEGISSSEESCEGWRFASIPGGISRQIPILKDIFQLHSIFTCVPTRVIYLLINALTQYLCIRGVHRLSAKSSSLTVTVVLNVRKLVSLLLSIYLFGNALSPGVLIGALFVFIGGALYGIEGARPKVKTAKND